One Streptomyces coeruleorubidus DNA segment encodes these proteins:
- a CDS encoding ABC transporter substrate-binding protein: protein MDLSRRGFLQAAALTAAASGLTVACGNGSGSAGSKNGKNLTLWYWGGALSDKVVAEAKTHFSGQVKLTAASIGGDFKQKLTTTLAAGSSVPDITGIKGEDMASFLPNAGRFLDLNDLGFKEISSKYLDWKTKLAQTEDGKQIGFPIDIGPTALFYRADLFDKAGLPTDPDKVAAQAGTWEEYFALGTELRKKLPGTYLVNNISSVFTIAVGQGTERFIDKNNRFIGDQDHIRTAWNTAIRPYTLGIDAKINDNTWNAAIGKSLTTELGAAWHALDIEQAAPGTKGKWRVCATPGGPANQGGSYLALPKQCRNPEEAFKIISWILSPENDARGFADAAIFPAAPAAYTMPAMTGGDPFFGGQKVIEVFGPAAKAIPASYEAPADAAVMAPYFTELTSVEAKGKKPEDAWKDAVSQAKQIARRQGVK, encoded by the coding sequence GTGGACCTTTCTCGTAGAGGCTTCCTCCAGGCCGCCGCGCTCACCGCGGCCGCCTCCGGTCTGACCGTCGCATGCGGCAACGGCTCAGGATCGGCCGGCAGCAAGAACGGCAAGAACCTCACCTTGTGGTACTGGGGAGGTGCGCTCAGCGACAAGGTGGTCGCCGAGGCCAAGACGCACTTCAGCGGCCAGGTCAAGCTGACCGCCGCCTCCATCGGCGGCGACTTCAAGCAGAAGCTCACCACCACGCTCGCGGCGGGCAGCTCCGTGCCCGACATCACCGGCATCAAGGGCGAGGACATGGCGTCCTTCCTGCCCAACGCGGGCCGCTTCCTCGACCTGAACGACCTGGGCTTCAAGGAGATCTCGTCCAAGTACCTGGACTGGAAGACCAAGCTCGCCCAGACCGAGGACGGCAAGCAGATCGGTTTCCCGATCGACATCGGTCCCACCGCGCTCTTCTACCGCGCGGACCTGTTCGACAAGGCCGGGCTGCCCACCGACCCCGACAAGGTCGCCGCCCAGGCCGGGACCTGGGAGGAGTACTTCGCGCTCGGCACCGAGCTGCGGAAGAAGCTGCCCGGCACCTACCTGGTCAACAACATCAGCTCGGTGTTCACCATCGCGGTCGGCCAGGGCACCGAGCGCTTCATCGACAAGAACAACCGCTTCATCGGCGACCAGGACCACATCCGCACCGCGTGGAACACGGCGATCCGCCCCTACACCCTCGGCATCGACGCCAAGATCAACGACAACACCTGGAACGCCGCCATCGGCAAGAGCCTGACCACCGAACTCGGCGCGGCCTGGCACGCGCTGGACATCGAGCAGGCTGCCCCGGGCACCAAGGGCAAGTGGCGGGTCTGCGCGACGCCCGGCGGACCGGCCAACCAGGGCGGCTCCTACCTGGCCCTGCCCAAGCAGTGCCGGAACCCCGAAGAGGCATTCAAGATCATCAGCTGGATCCTCAGCCCGGAGAACGACGCCCGCGGCTTCGCCGACGCCGCCATCTTCCCGGCCGCGCCTGCGGCGTACACCATGCCGGCCATGACGGGCGGCGACCCCTTCTTCGGCGGGCAGAAGGTGATCGAGGTGTTCGGCCCGGCCGCCAAGGCCATCCCGGCCAGCTACGAGGCACCCGCGGACGCCGCCGTCATGGCTCCCTACTTCACCGAGCTGACCAGCGTCGAGGCCAAGGGCAAGAAGCCCGAGGACGCCTGGAAGGACGCGGTCAGCCAGGCCAAGCAGATCGCCCGGCGGCAGGGGGTGAAGTGA
- a CDS encoding carbohydrate kinase family protein, with protein MDDDRPDVLLTGLLFYDLVLTGLGKPPTPGEEIWTTGMGCGPGGIANLAVAAARFGLRTSLATVFGDDFYGEYCRDVLCDQEGVDLSLSRTADDWPNPVTVSVAYGHDRALLTHGQEPPFSQDVLMGDPPEARTALVHIEAEPREWLAKAAAGGTQVYADVGWDPAQEWSTALLDQLALCHAFLPNETEAMAYTRTDSAVAALGTLSELVPVAVVTRGGDGAVAVDQTTGEYAEVPALDVEVLDATGAGDVFGAAFVTASLGGWPLTERLRFAVLAAGLSVGHHGGALAAPGWYGVDRWWRSLTDPELKRAYGFLADRLPANPGPPVQYAPATPPAPHTPVGPRALERRH; from the coding sequence GTGGACGACGACCGGCCCGATGTGCTGCTGACCGGGCTGCTCTTCTACGACCTCGTCCTCACAGGGCTCGGGAAGCCCCCGACCCCGGGCGAGGAGATCTGGACGACGGGCATGGGCTGCGGCCCGGGCGGCATCGCCAACCTGGCGGTGGCCGCCGCCCGCTTCGGCCTCAGGACGTCCCTGGCCACGGTGTTCGGCGACGACTTCTACGGCGAGTACTGCCGGGACGTCCTGTGCGACCAGGAGGGCGTCGACCTCTCGCTCTCCCGTACGGCGGACGACTGGCCGAACCCGGTCACCGTCTCCGTCGCCTACGGCCACGACCGGGCCCTGCTCACCCACGGCCAGGAGCCGCCGTTCTCGCAGGACGTACTGATGGGCGATCCGCCCGAGGCACGTACCGCCCTGGTGCACATCGAGGCCGAGCCGCGCGAGTGGCTCGCCAAGGCCGCCGCGGGCGGCACCCAGGTCTACGCCGACGTCGGCTGGGACCCCGCCCAGGAGTGGTCGACGGCCCTCCTGGACCAGCTCGCCCTGTGCCACGCCTTCCTGCCGAACGAGACGGAGGCCATGGCCTACACCCGCACCGACAGCGCGGTGGCCGCGCTCGGCACGCTCTCCGAGCTGGTGCCGGTCGCGGTGGTCACCCGGGGCGGGGACGGCGCGGTGGCCGTCGACCAGACGACCGGCGAGTACGCCGAGGTGCCCGCCCTCGACGTCGAGGTGCTGGACGCGACGGGTGCCGGGGACGTCTTCGGCGCCGCGTTCGTCACCGCCTCGCTCGGCGGCTGGCCGCTCACGGAGCGGCTGCGGTTCGCGGTGCTCGCCGCCGGGCTGTCCGTCGGCCACCACGGCGGGGCGCTGGCCGCACCCGGCTGGTACGGCGTGGACCGCTGGTGGCGCTCCCTGACCGACCCCGAACTGAAGCGGGCCTACGGCTTCCTGGCGGACCGGCTCCCGGCGAACCCGGGACCGCCCGTGCAATACGCCCCGGCCACCCCGCCGGCCCCTCACACGCCCGTCGGCCCACGGGCCTTGGAACGGCGGCACTGA
- a CDS encoding DeoR/GlpR family DNA-binding transcription regulator: protein MLAERRHQLILRALRAGGPAAVTDLSEQLGVSPATIRRDLVKLEEDGLLTRVHGGAVVEEGDQPFAEVAEVRVAEKDAIAERAAAMVRDGQSVLLDIGTTAYRLARQLHGRRLTVITSNLVVYEELADDEGIELVLLGGMVRREYRSLVGFLTEDNLRQLHADWLFLGTSGVRPGGEVMDTTVVEVPVKRAMIKAGEKVVLLADAAKFPGHGMAKVCGPEDLDAVVTNEPVDTVTRASLQEAGVEVVVAGKVQA, encoded by the coding sequence GTGCTGGCAGAACGACGACACCAACTCATCCTGCGGGCCCTGCGCGCCGGTGGCCCCGCGGCTGTGACCGACCTCTCCGAGCAGCTGGGCGTGAGCCCCGCCACAATCAGGCGTGACCTGGTCAAACTGGAAGAAGACGGGCTGCTTACGCGCGTCCACGGCGGCGCCGTGGTCGAGGAGGGCGACCAGCCCTTCGCCGAGGTCGCCGAGGTGCGCGTGGCCGAGAAGGACGCCATAGCCGAGCGCGCGGCGGCGATGGTCAGGGACGGCCAGTCGGTGCTGCTCGACATCGGTACGACGGCCTACCGCCTGGCCCGGCAGCTGCACGGCCGCCGGCTCACCGTGATCACCAGCAACCTGGTGGTCTACGAGGAACTCGCCGACGACGAGGGCATCGAGCTGGTCCTGCTCGGCGGCATGGTCCGCCGCGAGTACCGCTCCCTGGTCGGCTTCCTCACCGAGGACAACCTGCGCCAGCTGCACGCCGACTGGCTCTTCCTCGGCACCAGCGGCGTGCGGCCCGGCGGAGAGGTCATGGACACGACGGTCGTGGAGGTGCCGGTCAAGCGCGCCATGATCAAGGCCGGCGAGAAGGTCGTGCTGCTCGCCGACGCGGCGAAGTTCCCAGGGCACGGGATGGCGAAGGTCTGCGGTCCCGAGGACCTGGACGCGGTGGTGACGAACGAGCCGGTCGACACGGTGACGCGGGCCTCCTTGCAGGAGGCGGGCGTCGAGGTCGTCGTGGCGGGAAAGGTGCAGGCGTGA
- a CDS encoding 6-phospho-beta-glucosidase, whose product MKLTILGGGGFRVPLVYGALLQDHAEGRVTHVVLHDLDSARLSAVTRVLAEQAAGVPDAPEVTATTDLDEALRGADFVFSAIRVGGLEGRANDERVALAEGVLGQETVGAGGIAYGLRTVPVAVDIARRVARLAPDAWVINFTNPAGLVTEAMSRHLGDRVIGICDSPVGLGRRIARVLGANPNEAWIDYVGLNHLGWVRGLRVAGRDELPRLLADPDLLGSFEEGKLFGVDWLRSLGAIPNEYLHYYYFNREAVRAYQQAEKTRGAFLHEQQARFYAEMSNPDAPAWKVWDQTRAEREATYMAENRESAGAGERDEDDLSGGYEKVALALMRAIARDERTTLILNVRNQRTLSVLDTDAVIEVPCLVDANGAHPVTVDPLPGHATGLVCAVKAVEREVLAAADSGSRTTAVKAFALHPLVDSVNVARRLVDGYTAVHPGLAYLK is encoded by the coding sequence GTGAAGCTGACGATTCTGGGCGGCGGAGGATTCCGCGTGCCACTGGTGTACGGGGCGCTCCTGCAGGACCACGCCGAGGGCCGGGTGACGCACGTCGTCCTGCACGATCTGGACTCCGCGAGACTGTCCGCGGTGACGCGCGTGCTCGCCGAGCAGGCGGCCGGTGTCCCCGACGCGCCCGAGGTGACCGCCACCACCGATCTGGACGAGGCCCTGCGCGGCGCCGACTTCGTGTTCTCCGCGATCCGCGTCGGCGGTCTGGAGGGCCGGGCGAACGACGAGCGCGTGGCCCTGGCCGAGGGCGTCCTCGGCCAGGAGACGGTCGGCGCAGGCGGCATCGCCTACGGCCTGCGCACCGTCCCGGTCGCCGTCGACATCGCCCGGCGGGTCGCCCGCCTGGCGCCGGACGCCTGGGTCATCAACTTCACCAACCCGGCCGGCCTGGTCACCGAGGCCATGTCCCGCCACCTCGGCGACCGCGTCATCGGCATCTGCGACTCCCCGGTCGGCCTCGGCCGCCGCATCGCCCGGGTGCTCGGCGCGAACCCCAACGAGGCCTGGATCGACTACGTCGGCCTCAACCACCTCGGCTGGGTGCGCGGCCTGCGCGTCGCCGGCCGCGACGAGCTGCCGCGCCTTCTCGCCGACCCAGACCTGCTCGGCTCCTTCGAGGAGGGCAAGCTCTTCGGCGTCGACTGGCTCCGGTCCCTGGGCGCGATCCCGAACGAGTATCTGCACTACTACTACTTCAACCGGGAAGCCGTACGCGCCTACCAGCAGGCCGAGAAGACGCGTGGTGCCTTCCTGCACGAGCAGCAGGCCCGTTTCTACGCGGAGATGAGCAACCCGGACGCCCCCGCGTGGAAGGTCTGGGACCAGACCCGCGCCGAGCGTGAGGCCACCTACATGGCCGAGAACCGCGAGAGCGCCGGTGCCGGCGAACGCGACGAGGACGACCTGTCCGGCGGCTACGAGAAGGTGGCCCTCGCACTGATGCGGGCCATCGCCCGGGACGAGCGCACGACCCTGATCCTCAACGTCCGCAACCAGCGCACCCTGTCGGTCCTGGACACGGACGCCGTCATCGAGGTCCCCTGCCTCGTCGACGCCAACGGCGCCCACCCCGTCACCGTCGACCCGCTGCCCGGCCACGCCACCGGACTGGTCTGCGCGGTCAAGGCGGTCGAGCGGGAGGTGCTGGCCGCCGCCGACTCCGGCTCCCGCACGACCGCTGTGAAAGCCTTTGCCCTGCACCCGCTCGTCGACTCGGTCAACGTGGCCCGGCGCCTCGTCGACGGGTACACCGCCGTCCACCCCGGCCTCGCCTACCTCAAGTAG
- a CDS encoding alpha-mannosidase translates to MHDESRRIEERVQRLHDQRIKTAIYAATVPFEVEAWQAPGEPVPFEEAAAASYGPFAMGTPWGPPWGTTWFRMRGQVPKEWAGRRVEAVIDLGFVGDWPGNQAEALVHLTDGTPLKAVNPLNQYVPIANPATGGETIDYLVEAASNPDILADNFSKVTPLGDKLTAGDKPLYTFRSADIAILDEEVWHLDLDVQVLRELMLELGEHDPRRHEIAHALDRAMDLLDLDDVSGSAAAVREALQPVLSKPAHASAHTISGVGHAHIDSAWLWPIRETKRKTSRTFSNVTSLADEYDDFIFACSQAQQYEWVRDNYPKVWARIQESVKKGQWAPVGGMWVEADGNLPGGEAVARQFIHGKRFFIENFGIETKGVWLPDSFGYNAAYPQLAKLAGNEWFLTQKISWNQTNRFPHHTFWWEGIDGTRIFTHFPPVDTYNARFSGEEMSRAVRNYQEKGGASRSLAPFGWGDGGGGPTREIMERARRLADLEGSAKVVVEHPDEFFAKAREEYPDAPVWVGELYLELHRATYTSQARTKQGNRRSEHRLREAELWATTAALHAPGYAYPHEKLDRLWKTVLLHQFHDILPGSSIAWVHREAEAEYARVARELQALTAEAVAALGAGGTRVFNTSPYDRAEVVRTADGAPMYVEVPASGSAPLTDTEPPQPVTVSGRVLDNGLVRVEVAEDGTLSSVRDLRADREVLADQGNLLRLHTDLPNYWDAWDIDKHYKNRYTDLLDASSVTVVEQDPLVGAIRVERAFGKGSTITQTITVRAGSPRIDIETDIDWHETEKILKAAFPVDIRAPHSSAEIQFGHIQRPTHTNTSWEAARFEVSGHRWVHIGEPGYGVAVINDSTYGHDVSRTVREDGGTTTTVRLSLVRAPRIPDPEADQGRHRFTYALLPGASIEDAVAEGYALNLPLRVADAAGAPAPVVSTEGEGVTVEAVKLADDASGDVVVRLYESRGGRAHGVLRTGFPLAGAQITDLLERPLHQARVDGDGGVPVALRPFQILTLRLRRG, encoded by the coding sequence ATGCATGACGAAAGCCGCCGGATCGAAGAGCGCGTGCAGCGCCTCCACGACCAGCGCATCAAGACCGCGATCTACGCGGCCACCGTCCCCTTCGAGGTGGAGGCGTGGCAGGCTCCAGGGGAGCCGGTGCCCTTCGAGGAGGCGGCCGCCGCGTCCTACGGGCCGTTCGCGATGGGCACCCCGTGGGGCCCACCCTGGGGCACCACCTGGTTCCGTATGCGCGGACAGGTGCCCAAGGAGTGGGCGGGCCGCCGCGTCGAGGCCGTCATCGACCTCGGCTTCGTGGGCGACTGGCCCGGCAACCAGGCCGAGGCCCTCGTCCACCTGACGGACGGCACCCCGCTCAAGGCCGTGAACCCGCTCAACCAATACGTCCCGATCGCCAACCCGGCGACCGGCGGGGAGACGATCGACTACCTGGTCGAGGCCGCCTCCAACCCGGACATCCTCGCGGACAACTTCTCCAAGGTCACGCCCCTCGGCGACAAGCTGACCGCGGGCGACAAACCGCTCTACACCTTCCGCAGCGCGGACATCGCCATCCTCGACGAGGAGGTCTGGCACCTCGACCTCGACGTCCAGGTGCTGCGCGAGCTGATGCTGGAGCTCGGCGAGCACGACCCGCGCCGGCACGAGATCGCGCACGCGCTCGACCGGGCGATGGACCTTCTGGACCTGGACGACGTCTCCGGTTCCGCCGCCGCCGTGCGCGAAGCGCTGCAGCCGGTGCTGTCCAAGCCCGCGCACGCCAGCGCGCACACGATCTCCGGCGTCGGCCACGCCCACATCGACTCGGCCTGGCTCTGGCCGATCCGCGAGACCAAGCGCAAGACGTCCCGCACGTTCTCGAACGTCACGTCCCTGGCCGACGAGTACGACGACTTCATCTTCGCCTGCTCCCAGGCCCAGCAGTACGAGTGGGTGCGCGACAACTACCCCAAGGTGTGGGCCCGCATCCAGGAGTCGGTCAAGAAGGGCCAGTGGGCGCCGGTCGGCGGCATGTGGGTCGAGGCCGACGGCAACCTGCCCGGCGGCGAGGCCGTCGCCCGCCAGTTCATCCACGGCAAGCGGTTCTTCATCGAGAACTTCGGCATCGAGACCAAGGGCGTGTGGCTGCCGGACTCCTTCGGCTACAACGCGGCCTACCCGCAGCTCGCCAAGCTCGCCGGCAACGAGTGGTTCCTCACCCAGAAGATCTCCTGGAACCAGACCAACAGGTTCCCCCACCACACCTTCTGGTGGGAGGGCATCGACGGCACCCGCATCTTCACCCACTTCCCGCCGGTCGACACCTACAACGCCCGCTTCAGCGGCGAGGAGATGTCCCGCGCGGTCCGCAACTACCAGGAGAAGGGCGGCGCCAGCCGCTCCCTGGCCCCCTTCGGCTGGGGCGACGGCGGCGGCGGCCCCACCCGCGAGATCATGGAACGCGCCCGCCGGCTGGCGGACCTGGAGGGCTCCGCGAAGGTCGTCGTCGAACACCCCGACGAGTTCTTCGCCAAGGCCCGCGAGGAGTACCCGGACGCGCCCGTCTGGGTCGGCGAGCTCTACCTGGAGCTGCACCGCGCCACCTACACCTCCCAGGCCCGCACCAAGCAGGGCAACCGCCGCTCCGAGCACCGCCTGCGCGAGGCCGAGCTGTGGGCGACCACGGCCGCGCTGCACGCGCCGGGCTACGCCTACCCGCACGAGAAGCTGGACCGGCTCTGGAAGACGGTACTGCTGCACCAGTTCCACGACATCCTGCCTGGCTCGTCGATCGCCTGGGTGCACCGGGAGGCCGAGGCCGAGTACGCCCGCGTCGCCCGCGAGCTCCAGGCGCTGACCGCCGAGGCGGTGGCCGCGCTCGGCGCCGGCGGGACGCGCGTCTTCAACACCAGCCCCTACGACCGCGCCGAGGTGGTCCGCACCGCCGACGGCGCACCGATGTACGTGGAGGTGCCCGCGAGCGGCTCCGCGCCCCTCACCGACACCGAGCCGCCGCAGCCGGTGACGGTGAGCGGCCGGGTGCTCGACAACGGGCTGGTCCGGGTGGAGGTGGCCGAGGACGGCACCCTGTCGTCGGTCCGCGACCTGCGCGCGGACCGCGAGGTCCTGGCCGACCAGGGCAACCTGCTCCGCCTGCACACCGACCTGCCCAACTACTGGGACGCCTGGGACATCGACAAGCACTACAAGAACCGCTACACGGACCTCCTCGACGCCTCGTCCGTCACGGTCGTCGAGCAGGACCCGCTGGTCGGCGCGATCCGCGTCGAGCGGGCCTTCGGCAAGGGCTCGACGATCACCCAGACGATCACCGTCCGCGCCGGCAGCCCCCGTATCGACATCGAGACGGACATCGACTGGCACGAGACCGAGAAGATCCTCAAGGCGGCCTTCCCGGTCGACATCCGCGCCCCGCACTCCTCCGCCGAGATCCAGTTCGGCCACATCCAGCGGCCCACCCACACCAACACCAGCTGGGAGGCGGCCCGCTTCGAGGTCTCCGGCCACCGCTGGGTGCACATCGGCGAACCCGGCTACGGCGTCGCGGTCATCAACGACTCGACGTACGGCCACGACGTCTCCCGCACGGTGCGCGAGGACGGCGGCACCACGACCACCGTCCGCCTCAGCCTGGTCCGCGCCCCGCGCATCCCGGACCCCGAGGCCGACCAGGGCCGCCACCGCTTCACCTACGCGCTGCTGCCCGGCGCGAGCATCGAGGACGCCGTCGCCGAGGGCTACGCCCTCAACCTCCCGCTCCGGGTGGCCGACGCGGCAGGCGCCCCCGCACCGGTCGTCTCCACCGAGGGCGAGGGCGTCACCGTGGAGGCGGTCAAGCTCGCCGACGACGCCTCAGGCGATGTCGTCGTACGGCTCTACGAGTCCCGCGGCGGCCGGGCCCACGGCGTCCTGCGCACCGGCTTCCCGCTCGCCGGCGCCCAGATCACCGACCTGCTGGAGCGACCACTTCATCAGGCGCGTGTGGACGGCGACGGCGGAGTCCCCGTCGCACTGCGGCCCTTCCAGATCCTGACACTGCGTCTGCGCAGGGGCTGA
- a CDS encoding alpha-L-fucosidase, with protein MAMQPWFNDAKLGIFIHWGIYAVDGVQESWSFYDGIVPYDQYMSQLDRFTASRYDPCDWAKLFARAGAKYAVLTSRHHDGVALWDTAYGDLNVGRDLIGGYADALREQGLKVGLYYSHSDWSHPDYASTRKPGRPPELEDNRYSEAAAEDEDLQAWERFLAYRDGQIRELTSRYKPDLLWFDGEWDRSEEQWRIPELAALIRSEVPDVVFNARMLGEGDYATPEQGAPVVPPEGPWELCLTINDSWGHQHHDHNHKSVDQLIRYFTETIGGGGNLLLSVGPREDGTIPAEQAERLEGLGDWIAKHAEAVYGTGRGLPPGHHYGPSTLSKDRRTLYLILFDAPRAEINVRGLLGNVRRVSVLGSGTELAHRVTGGLHETPGVLWIEPPAAPDLDPHATVLAVELEAELELYRGAGRF; from the coding sequence ATGGCCATGCAACCCTGGTTCAACGACGCCAAGCTGGGGATCTTCATCCACTGGGGCATCTACGCCGTCGACGGCGTCCAGGAGTCCTGGTCGTTCTACGACGGCATCGTCCCCTACGACCAGTACATGTCCCAGCTCGACCGCTTCACGGCCTCCCGCTACGACCCGTGCGACTGGGCGAAGCTCTTCGCGCGGGCCGGCGCGAAGTACGCCGTGCTGACCAGCCGCCACCACGACGGCGTCGCCCTGTGGGACACGGCGTACGGCGACCTGAACGTGGGCCGCGACCTGATCGGCGGCTACGCCGACGCCCTGCGCGAGCAGGGCCTCAAGGTCGGGCTCTACTACTCGCACTCGGACTGGAGCCACCCCGACTACGCCTCCACCCGCAAGCCGGGCCGCCCGCCGGAACTGGAGGACAACCGCTACTCGGAGGCCGCCGCCGAGGACGAGGACCTTCAGGCCTGGGAGAGGTTCCTCGCCTACCGGGACGGCCAGATCCGCGAACTGACCTCCCGCTACAAGCCGGACCTGCTGTGGTTCGACGGCGAGTGGGACCGCAGCGAGGAGCAGTGGCGCATCCCCGAACTCGCCGCCCTCATCCGCTCCGAGGTACCGGACGTCGTCTTCAACGCCCGCATGCTCGGCGAGGGCGACTACGCGACGCCGGAACAGGGCGCCCCGGTCGTCCCGCCCGAGGGCCCCTGGGAGCTGTGCCTGACGATCAACGACTCCTGGGGCCACCAGCACCACGACCACAACCACAAGTCGGTCGACCAGCTGATCCGCTACTTCACCGAGACCATCGGCGGCGGAGGCAACCTGCTGCTCAGCGTCGGCCCGCGGGAGGACGGCACGATCCCGGCCGAGCAGGCGGAGCGGCTGGAAGGGCTCGGCGACTGGATCGCCAAGCACGCGGAGGCGGTGTACGGCACCGGACGAGGGCTGCCGCCGGGCCACCACTACGGCCCGAGCACCCTCTCCAAGGACCGCCGCACCCTCTACCTGATCCTCTTCGACGCCCCACGCGCCGAGATCAACGTGCGCGGCCTCCTCGGAAACGTCCGCAGGGTCTCGGTGCTCGGCAGCGGCACGGAACTGGCCCACCGGGTCACCGGCGGCCTCCACGAAACACCGGGCGTCCTGTGGATCGAGCCTCCCGCCGCGCCGGACCTCGACCCGCACGCCACGGTGCTGGCCGTCGAACTGGAAGCGGAACTGGAGCTGTACCGCGGAGCCGGCCGATTCTGA
- a CDS encoding sulfotransferase family protein, with protein MAAIGKGLKRRGRLVMQAVSPPRRNLDAIPAPRPAADTYIAPPAPRLVDSPVFVLSSVRSGSTLLRVLLNSHSRIRAPHEMHLRTVHVNLSRDFTADAMRALHLDKDELEHVLWDRVLHLELTRSGKDVIVDKTPPNTLIWPRLRRCWPNARYILLLRHPGAVVTSLTARRADPDHEAVRAEVLDYSEKLEEARQNLDPHVITYEELTAEPEKVTRGICDHLGVRWEPGMLDYGSKDHGTFRPQLGDWSSTIKSGRIQSARCADPGVALPPRLRELAQAWGYRD; from the coding sequence ATGGCTGCGATCGGCAAGGGCCTGAAGCGTCGCGGAAGGCTGGTGATGCAGGCGGTGAGTCCACCCCGCCGGAACCTCGACGCCATCCCCGCCCCGCGCCCGGCCGCCGACACCTACATCGCCCCGCCCGCCCCCCGGCTGGTGGACTCGCCGGTCTTCGTGCTGTCGTCGGTGCGCTCCGGTTCGACCCTGCTGCGCGTCCTGCTCAACAGCCACAGCCGTATCCGCGCCCCGCACGAGATGCATCTGCGCACGGTGCACGTCAACCTGTCCCGCGACTTCACCGCGGACGCCATGCGGGCGCTCCACCTCGACAAGGACGAGCTGGAACACGTGCTGTGGGACCGGGTGCTGCACCTGGAGCTCACCCGCAGCGGCAAGGACGTCATCGTCGACAAGACCCCGCCGAACACCCTCATCTGGCCCCGCCTGCGCCGATGCTGGCCGAACGCCCGCTACATCCTGCTGCTGCGCCACCCCGGCGCGGTCGTCACCTCCCTCACCGCCCGGCGCGCCGACCCCGATCACGAAGCCGTCCGTGCCGAGGTCCTCGACTACAGCGAGAAGCTGGAGGAAGCCCGTCAGAACCTCGACCCCCACGTGATCACCTACGAGGAGCTCACCGCCGAGCCGGAGAAGGTCACCCGGGGCATCTGCGACCACCTCGGCGTCCGCTGGGAGCCCGGCATGCTCGACTACGGCAGCAAGGACCACGGCACCTTCCGTCCCCAGCTCGGCGACTGGTCCAGCACCATCAAGTCCGGCCGCATCCAGTCGGCCCGCTGCGCCGACCCGGGCGTCGCACTTCCCCCACGCCTGAGGGAACTGGCCCAGGCGTGGGGGTACAGGGACTGA
- a CDS encoding ATP-grasp domain-containing protein, translated as MVSRVRVWLNRTYAENVFFMDQLRRNPSDRAVEIHATHGDPDSPVLAAADTAELEPENLSPAGYVEYALDQCTRRGIDVFVPRLHQSAIVAHRAEFEAAGTAVLAPPPEAVAVFHDKVIAYEAVQAIGVPVPPWWRVRSSDELVAAVEELEAAGHKACFKPASGAGGVGFRVITRSSFSLMHLSGFPSPYVPLDLVLEALRRAEEPVDWLVMPRLEQPEVSVDCLTGPDNRVRLAIGRTKNGRRRGFTLHEQWLDPARRIAEGFGLHYLSNIQFRMFGDRPVLMDVNTRPAGGLHQLSLCGVNAPWAAVQLALGEDPGEVVPPFLGQDYTVVSGPRPLRPAQLPQQWAEATEQQPLPAVPAGSVEAAAPQATVGALRL; from the coding sequence ATGGTCTCTCGCGTACGCGTCTGGCTCAACCGCACGTACGCGGAGAACGTGTTCTTCATGGATCAGCTGCGGAGAAATCCCAGCGACCGGGCCGTCGAGATCCATGCCACGCACGGCGACCCCGACTCCCCCGTGCTGGCCGCCGCCGACACCGCCGAGCTGGAGCCCGAGAACCTCTCCCCCGCCGGGTACGTCGAGTACGCGCTGGACCAGTGCACGCGGCGCGGTATCGACGTGTTCGTGCCCCGGCTGCACCAGTCGGCGATCGTGGCGCACCGCGCCGAGTTCGAGGCGGCCGGTACCGCGGTGCTGGCACCGCCGCCCGAGGCTGTGGCCGTCTTCCATGACAAAGTGATCGCCTACGAGGCGGTCCAGGCGATCGGCGTGCCGGTGCCGCCGTGGTGGCGGGTCCGGTCGAGTGACGAACTCGTCGCCGCCGTCGAGGAGTTGGAGGCCGCGGGGCACAAGGCGTGCTTCAAGCCGGCGTCCGGGGCGGGCGGGGTGGGCTTCCGCGTGATCACGCGTTCGTCCTTCTCGCTGATGCACCTGAGCGGGTTCCCGAGCCCGTACGTGCCCCTCGACCTGGTGCTGGAGGCACTGCGGCGGGCCGAGGAGCCGGTCGACTGGCTGGTGATGCCGCGCCTGGAGCAGCCGGAGGTGTCGGTGGACTGCCTGACCGGTCCGGACAACCGGGTCCGGCTGGCCATCGGCCGCACCAAGAACGGCCGCCGCCGGGGCTTCACGCTGCACGAGCAGTGGCTGGACCCGGCACGGCGGATCGCTGAGGGTTTCGGCCTGCACTACCTGTCCAACATCCAGTTCCGGATGTTCGGCGACCGGCCGGTCCTGATGGACGTCAACACCCGCCCGGCCGGCGGCCTGCACCAGCTGTCGCTGTGCGGTGTCAACGCACCTTGGGCGGCCGTCCAGCTGGCGCTCGGCGAGGACCCGGGCGAGGTGGTCCCGCCGTTCCTGGGTCAGGACTACACGGTGGTGTCGGGGCCGCGTCCGCTGCGGCCGGCGCAGCTGCCGCAGCAGTGGGCGGAGGCCACGGAGCAGCAGCCGCTGCCCGCGGTGCCGGCCGGCTCCGTCGAGGCGGCGGCCCCGCAGGCCACGGTCGGGGCCCTGCGTCTCTAG